A window of the Bdellovibrio sp. ZAP7 genome harbors these coding sequences:
- a CDS encoding DUF2817 domain-containing protein gives MQHQIFHQSSWAKSASGKNIELYKKSHSLSDFSERPILFVGGVHGDEPEGVRLAQDLLQWLQENEKTQSAKILPWILIPDINPDGSSQNQRTNGNGVDLNRNFPSSDWSPDAKAPRYYPGPSPGSEPEVQALVKLIEDEKPHLIVHFHSWEPCVVYTGEPGKKAAEILATGTGYEHREDIGYPTPGSLGQYGWINKKTPVVCIEELSGEDLNKVWPHFKTGLEMLLTGKGV, from the coding sequence ATGCAACACCAAATTTTTCACCAATCTTCTTGGGCAAAGTCTGCATCGGGAAAAAACATAGAGCTGTATAAAAAATCACACAGCTTGAGTGACTTTTCAGAACGCCCCATTCTCTTTGTGGGCGGCGTCCATGGCGACGAACCCGAGGGAGTTCGCCTGGCTCAGGATCTATTGCAATGGCTTCAGGAAAACGAGAAAACCCAAAGTGCGAAAATCCTCCCTTGGATTCTTATTCCCGATATCAATCCCGACGGCTCCTCTCAAAATCAAAGAACCAATGGCAACGGCGTCGACCTGAATCGCAACTTTCCCAGCAGCGATTGGAGCCCTGACGCTAAAGCTCCCAGATACTATCCCGGCCCTTCGCCCGGGAGTGAGCCCGAAGTTCAGGCTTTGGTAAAACTCATTGAGGACGAAAAGCCACATCTCATAGTACACTTCCATTCATGGGAGCCTTGCGTTGTCTATACTGGCGAACCGGGCAAAAAGGCCGCCGAGATTTTGGCAACTGGCACCGGATATGAGCATCGTGAGGATATTGGCTATCCGACTCCGGGAAGCTTGGGTCAGTACGGTTGGATCAATAAAAAAACGCCAGTGGTTTGCATCGAGGAACTGAGCGGAGAAGATCTCAACAAAGTATGGCCTCACTTTAAAACGGGTTTGGAAATGCTCCTAACAGGAAAAGGCGTTTAG
- a CDS encoding HAD hydrolase-like protein, translating into MTMIKSIAFDLDDTLVDTSGLLVPMASQRACEAMIAAGVCISLEECMRIREELAANLSHTEIFTKIANQYGTNQPGKAVHDALEMFYNPEVPPVLPLLAGATENLLHLKEQYNLYLVTMGSYEAQVRKIQALGVEKFFKRIYILNGFIGEKKESAFQDILAREGHSPEELISIGNRLSSEIRDGKRVGARTCYFAHGEHIGEQPVFPEDHPDFTITQHKDLITVCGL; encoded by the coding sequence ATGACTATGATCAAGTCCATCGCATTCGATTTGGATGACACCCTGGTAGACACTTCGGGTCTACTGGTGCCCATGGCATCTCAACGCGCATGCGAGGCAATGATCGCCGCAGGTGTTTGTATTTCTTTGGAAGAGTGCATGCGCATCCGCGAGGAATTGGCTGCCAATCTTTCCCACACCGAAATTTTCACAAAAATCGCCAATCAATACGGCACGAACCAGCCGGGCAAAGCGGTGCATGATGCTTTGGAGATGTTTTACAATCCCGAAGTGCCACCGGTTCTGCCGTTGCTCGCAGGAGCGACTGAAAATCTTTTACACCTGAAAGAACAATACAACCTGTATCTGGTGACGATGGGTTCTTATGAAGCCCAAGTCCGTAAGATCCAAGCCTTGGGTGTCGAAAAGTTTTTTAAAAGGATTTACATCCTGAACGGTTTTATCGGCGAGAAAAAAGAATCGGCTTTTCAAGACATCCTGGCTCGCGAGGGTCACAGTCCTGAAGAACTCATCAGTATCGGCAACCGTCTTTCCAGCGAGATTCGTGATGGAAAACGTGTGGGCGCTAGAACTTGCTACTTTGCGCATGGGGAACACATCGGCGAACAGCCGGTTTTCCCTGAAGACCATCCTGACTTTACCATCACTCAGCACAAGGATCTTATCACAGTATGCGGACTTTAA